A stretch of DNA from Paenibacillus albus:
ACTTCGACATTCCGAAGCTGACTCCGCCATACCTTGTCATTGTGGCGGACATCGACGACTTCGGCGACCGCGAACGGCTGGAGAGCGTGCATGACGAGGAATTTCTCCGTTTTGCCGCTTTCAATGTGTTCGAGGAGATTAGCGCACAGAAGAATGCCCTGTCATTCCGTACACGTGAAGAGCGGATGGCTGCCGTCATCACTGGCGTGCCGCCAGAGACAGATATCTACGAGCACGCCTACGAGCTTGCGGAAGAGATTCGCCGCCAGATTGAGCGCTATCTCAAGCTGACCGTGACCGTTGGCGTCGGTCGAAGCTGCAGCTCCGCCGATCAACTGCCGCTCTCTTACAAAGGCGCGCTCTCTGCGCTGGATTACCGCTTCCTGCTTGGCAAGAACCGGGTGCTCAGCATTATTGATATGGAAGGGGCTCCTGCATCCAAGGCCGTGCCGACTCCGGATTGGGACCGCAGGCTGGCTACCGTCGTGAAGACCGGTTCCGCTGCGGATGCCGAGCAGCTCATTAATCAGATCGTGGACGAGCTCAAGCGGCTGCGCCTCCCGATTGAAGGCTGCTATTTGCAGCTGCAGAAGCTGACACTCTCGCTCATGAATACCATTCAAGAGCTTGGCATTGAACAGAACTATCTTGCAAGGCAGCAGCAGAGCTGGCTGACGGACATCTACAGCTTCAAAACACTCGATGAGCTGGAGCAATGGCTTCAAGTGATCGTCTCGAACCTCATAACAGCCATCTCTACAAATCGCAGCCATTACACCAACACGCAGATGATCCGTGCAACGGAGTATATCGAGGCGCACTATGCGGATGAGCAGATTTCGCTGCAGGATCTTTGCCGCCATGTTCTTATGAGCACGAGCTATTTTAGCCTCGTATTCAAGCAGTACACCGGTGAAACGTTTATTGAGTATTTGACCCGGGTGCGTGTAGAGAAGGCGAAGGAGCTGCTATCGACAACCTCGCTCAAGCTCTATGAGATTGCCGAGAAGGTCGGTTATGCGGATCCGAACTATTTCAGCCTCTTATTCAAAAAGCACGCCGGACGAACGCCGAGAGAATATCGGGATACCCGGAGCGGAGGCTGACCCTATGAAGCACCGTAAGTCATTCGCGCCTTTGCTTCCATTCAAGAGCATTCAGTCGAGCATCTCGTTCGCTTTCTCCTGCCTCATTCTTGTTTCCATTACGATAACGAGCCTCGCCAGCTACCAGCTCGCCGTGTATTCCGCAGAGCGGAACTCAGAAGGTTACATCGAAGAGATTATGAAGCAGGTAAACACGAACATTCAGTCCTACGTGGACAACATGGAGAATATCTCCCTGCTCGCGATGACGAGCAAAGACGTCAACTATTATATTTCGAGCAACAACTTTATTAGCAACGAGGACCGCAGGGCGTATGAGAAGAGAATCTCCGACTTGTTCCAGGCCATTCTCTATACGCGCAAGGACATCGCTTCTCTCATGGTGTTCGGATATAACGGCCGTGTTGTCTCCGATCGGCGCATTACGAGCCTTAATCCCTATGCCGTCCTCACCGATCAAGCCTGGTACCGAAACGCCAAGACGGCAGGCGGCAAATCCGTTCTGTCTGCCCCGCATGTGCAAAATATGATCCAGAACGAATATCGCTGGGTCGTCTCGCTAAGCCGGGAGCTGAAGAATTCGGATGGCATAACGGGGGAAGGAATTTTCCTCGTCGATTTGAACCTTAGTGTCATCACAGATCTGTGCAGTCAGATCAATCTCGGCAAGAAGGGCTACATGTTCATCGTCGATAATGACGGCAACATCGTCTATCATCCGAAGCAGCAGCTCATCTACAGCAACCTGCGCACGGAGCAGATTGACCGGGTGAAGGAAGCTGCAAGCGGTACGGTGTTTTCGGTGAACGACAAGGAAGGCAAGCGGAGCTACACCGTCCAGGACACCAATTTTGGTTGGAAAATCGTCGGGGTCGCTTACGCCAATGACCTCATCAGCAATAAAGGCGACATCCGCCAAACCTTCCTGCTGTACGCCAGTGCCGGACTGATCGTCAGCCTCCTGCTATCCATCGCCATCTCGCACCGGCTGTCTCGTCCGATTCGTACTTTGCAGCGCGATATGAAAGCGGTGGAACGAGGCAACTTCGACACGCAGACGACGGTGCGCGAGCAGAACGAAATCGGTCAGCTTGGGCATACGTTCAACATGATGGTCGGACAGATTAAGCGGCTCATGCAAGAGATTATTCATACGCAGGAGAATAAGCGCAAGAGCGAGCTGCAGCTGCTCCAGTCGCAGATTAACCCGCATTTTCTATACAATACGCTGGATTCGATCGTATGGATGGCCGAGCAGAAGCAGCATGAGCAGGTCGTCTTAATGACCTCCGCGCTCGCCAAGCTGTTCCGGGCAAGCATTGCCAAGGATACGGAGCTCGTCTCCATCCGTGTCGATGCCGAGCATATTACGAACTACTTGCTCATTCAGAAGATGCGTTACGAGAGCCAGCTGGAGTATCAGATTGATTTTGACCGAGCTATTTTCCCCTACAAAACGCTCAAGATCCTGCTTCAGCCCTTCGTCGAAAATGCGATCTACCACGGTTTACGCAATAAGCCGGACAAAGGCACGGTAACGGTTCGCGGATACGAGTCGAATGGCAATATCGTCTTCGAGGTCGAGGACGACGGGCTTGGCATGACAGAGGAGCAGCTTGAGCGGATATGGAAGCCTGCCCCCGTTGCCGCTGATGAAGTACTGACCATTAGTCCCAAAGGAATCGGCATTCATAACGTCGATGAACGGATCAAGCTGTATTTTGGCAACGAGTATGGGGTGCGAATTCACAGCGAGCTCGATGTAGGAACATGCGTCACGATTACGATTCCCAAAGTGAAATAAGGAAGGACCTTAGCTTATGCGATTGCACCGTATGACCTTCATTCTCGTTCCGCTGCTTGTGGCACTGCTTGTCTTCGGCGTGCTGAACTATAAGCTCGGCGATGTGTCTCCTCCGAAGGCAAGGTCGATTGCTTTCGTGCTGAAGACGAGCAACGCAAGGAGCGACTTCTGGCAAGCGGTCAGCGCG
This window harbors:
- a CDS encoding cache domain-containing sensor histidine kinase; the protein is MKHRKSFAPLLPFKSIQSSISFAFSCLILVSITITSLASYQLAVYSAERNSEGYIEEIMKQVNTNIQSYVDNMENISLLAMTSKDVNYYISSNNFISNEDRRAYEKRISDLFQAILYTRKDIASLMVFGYNGRVVSDRRITSLNPYAVLTDQAWYRNAKTAGGKSVLSAPHVQNMIQNEYRWVVSLSRELKNSDGITGEGIFLVDLNLSVITDLCSQINLGKKGYMFIVDNDGNIVYHPKQQLIYSNLRTEQIDRVKEAASGTVFSVNDKEGKRSYTVQDTNFGWKIVGVAYANDLISNKGDIRQTFLLYASAGLIVSLLLSIAISHRLSRPIRTLQRDMKAVERGNFDTQTTVREQNEIGQLGHTFNMMVGQIKRLMQEIIHTQENKRKSELQLLQSQINPHFLYNTLDSIVWMAEQKQHEQVVLMTSALAKLFRASIAKDTELVSIRVDAEHITNYLLIQKMRYESQLEYQIDFDRAIFPYKTLKILLQPFVENAIYHGLRNKPDKGTVTVRGYESNGNIVFEVEDDGLGMTEEQLERIWKPAPVAADEVLTISPKGIGIHNVDERIKLYFGNEYGVRIHSELDVGTCVTITIPKVK
- a CDS encoding response regulator transcription factor is translated as MTLYKVMIVDDEAVVRGGLKNTIRWEEHGFQLIGDYANGRDAWHEIEREQPDLVISDISMPYMDGLELAGLITSNYPDIKVIILTGYDEFEYAQQALRMKVSDFLLKPITAMEIRTLLNKVRAEMDEEMKIREDLSMLQSQLRQSMPLLRERLLERLVVLGVGKPEIEVRFGYFDIPKLTPPYLVIVADIDDFGDRERLESVHDEEFLRFAAFNVFEEISAQKNALSFRTREERMAAVITGVPPETDIYEHAYELAEEIRRQIERYLKLTVTVGVGRSCSSADQLPLSYKGALSALDYRFLLGKNRVLSIIDMEGAPASKAVPTPDWDRRLATVVKTGSAADAEQLINQIVDELKRLRLPIEGCYLQLQKLTLSLMNTIQELGIEQNYLARQQQSWLTDIYSFKTLDELEQWLQVIVSNLITAISTNRSHYTNTQMIRATEYIEAHYADEQISLQDLCRHVLMSTSYFSLVFKQYTGETFIEYLTRVRVEKAKELLSTTSLKLYEIAEKVGYADPNYFSLLFKKHAGRTPREYRDTRSGG